A genomic window from Megalobrama amblycephala isolate DHTTF-2021 linkage group LG2, ASM1881202v1, whole genome shotgun sequence includes:
- the LOC125263260 gene encoding uncharacterized protein LOC125263260, whose product MGLYRRRYDDLETGIDFIVNQLQGPGRDHGYRWMYTKCLQQGIRIRKEDVRIVLSLLDPVNSQARHSRRLRRRQYFAQGPNFVWHIDSYDKIKPYGICINGCIDGFSRKIMWLKAASTNSDPRVIGGYFVETLERLGGCPRLVRTDMGTENVVVRDIQRYLRRNDDDERAAERSYITGTSTANQRIESWWGVMRKEGIEYWITMFGELKDEGLFTGDVLDRALSQFSFMSIIQEELNEIQDVWNAHRIRPSKNTNVPCGIPDVMFMAPHLWGVGDLIVPLTEDLTTCKENCKFLSTVPCDEDVFDLCTILMEESGLRFPSTRTQALELYLHLRDAVRLHIFGQEN is encoded by the exons ATGGGGCTTTACCGGCGTCGATATGATGACTTGGAGACTGGTATTGACTTTATTGTTAATCAGCTGCAAGGCCCAGGAAGAGATCATGGGTATCGGTGGATGTATACAAAGTGTTTGCAGCAAGGAATTAGAATCAGAAAAGAAGATGTAAGGATTGTTCTTTCTTTGCTCGACCCCGTTAACTCCCAGGCTCGCCATAGCCGACGGCTGAGAAGGCGGCAATATTTTGCTCAAGGACCGAACTTTGTATGGCACATAGACTCATACGACAAAATTAAGCCCTATGGAATATGTATTAATGGCTGCATCGATGGATTTTCACGAAAGATTATGTGGCTAAAGGCTGCTTCAACCAACAGCGACCCACGAGTTATTGGGGGATACTTTGTTGAAACACTGGAGCGCTTAGGAGGGTGCCCCAGGCTCGTGCGAACTGACATGGGCACGGAGAATGTGGTGGTGAGAGATATTCAGCGGTATTTACGGAGGAACGATGATGACGAGAGAGCAGCAGAACGCAGTTACATTACAGGGACAAGTACCGCAAACCAGCGAATTGAAAGCTGGTGGGGAGTGATGAGGAAAGAGGGAATTGAATACTGGATCACAATGTTCGGAGAACTCAAAGATGAAGGACTTTTCACGGGTGATGTTTTGGACAGAGCTTTATCACAGTTCTCGTTCATGTCAATCATTCAG gaGGAGTTAAATGAGATACAGGACGTTTGGAATGCTCACCGCATAAGGCCGTCTAAAAACACCAATGTACCCTGCGGTATACCTGACGTCATGTTTATGGCACCTCACCTGTGGGGTGTGGGGGATCTTATTGTTCCACTGACAGAAGACTTGACTACTTGCAAAGAAAACTGCAAGTTCTTAAGTACTGTTCCATGTGATGAGGACGTGTTTGATTTGTGCACCATCCTAATGGAGGAATCAGGCTTGCGGTTTCCCTCTACACGAACACAAGCACTTGAACTATATTTACATCTTAGAGATGCTGTGCGTCTACATATATTTGGACAGGAAAATTAA
- the LOC125262598 gene encoding CD209 antigen-like protein C yields the protein MHLRSGGPTENDSAGSVCVKIRSSRAAAVCLVLSFVLLTAVIVLCVTFTLERRHLISKNENLTNERDQLLTNITNLSEERDGLKIKNKNLTNERDQLLNKNIDLTNERDELTKERDQLNQERNELRKMLNEMDGYIYQSSFYFISSEKRNWTESRRYCTERGADLIIIDDNKENEFVKKISDGTTVWIGLTDSDEEGRWKWVDGTNMTYDTEHLMLICSFRIWASGEPEGQTAENCAVLYSSKWHDYPCNDAFKWICEKNI from the exons ATGCACTTGAGGAGTGGGGGGCCCACGGAGAATGACTCGGCGG GAAGTGTTTGTGTGAAGATCAGAAGCTCCAGAGCAGCTGCAGTGTGTTTGGTGCTGTCGTTTGTTCTGTTGACTGCAGTCATAGTGCTGTGTGTCACGTTCACTCTAGAGAGACGACACTTAATATCCAAGAATGAAAACCTGACCAATGAGAGAGACCAGCTACTAACTAACATCACCAACCTATCAGAAGAGAGAGATGGGCtgaaaataaagaacaaaaaccTGACCAATGAGAGAGATCAGCTACTAAACAAGAACATAGACTTGACAAATGAAAGGGATGAATTAACTAAAGAAAGAGACCAGCTCAATCAGGAGAGAAATGAACTGAGAAAGATGCTCAATGAAATGG ATGGATATATTTATCAATCCAGTTTTTACTTCATTTCCTCTGAGAAGAGAAACTGGACTGAGAGCAGAAGATACTGTACAGAGAGAGGAGCAGATCTGATCATCATAGACGACAATAAAGAAAAC GAGTTTGTTAAAAAGATATCTGATGGTACTACAGTCTGGATTGGTCTGACTGACAGTGATGAGGAGGGCAGATGGAAATGGGTTGATGGCACCAACATGACCTATGA CACTGAACATCTAATGCTGATCTGTTCTTTCAGGATCTGGGCATCTGGAGAACCAGAAGGACAAACAGCGGAGAACTGTGCTGTGTTATATTCATCAAAGTGGCATGATTATCCCTGTAATGATGCTTTTAAATGGATCtgtgagaaaaatatttaa